In Lepidochelys kempii isolate rLepKem1 chromosome 19, rLepKem1.hap2, whole genome shotgun sequence, the genomic stretch GTGCAAGTCACGCAGCACTCTGACGGCCGCGTGCTTCCCCTGTCTCCACCAGAACTGGGGCACAGGCTCTTTCCCTGAGCTAGAGGCACCTTAGACCCGAGCTCTGCTTGCCAAGCAGGTCAAACCCCGGCGCCTGGGGTTTCTTTTGAGAGCGGCAAGCTCTCTCGACCCCAGAGTGCTGTTTTTAAAtaatctctctcactcactcaccccCCGCAAGTAACATTATCGTGCACACGCACAATCAGATACCTGCATCCAtgtacaatctctctctctcacacacacactctcaagACCACCCGTTACAATCACTCTCCCATATACACACGCAGATGGCTATGCTCACTCACAcactccccctgtccccatgccAATATTTCAACAAGTCCCAGACCCAGAGAAATACAATTTCATAAGTGTTAGCTGACTGTTCTGGTCTTCATTACAACTTGTAGTTCCTGTTGCAAGGTCACCTTCTAGACTTGGGCGACGATCTGACTTGGACTGCTTGCACTTGGCAGAACTTCCACAGATGTCAGTCAATGCCAATCTACAGGAAGCACCTTGGATGTTCACATGAAAGCCTGGCACGTATCCCGACAGGTTGGTTGGAAGGGTCCCTGTCAGACAGTTTCGTCCCCAACCGCCTCCTACTTTTGATAAAACTGAATATTAATAGAAATGGTTTTGTGATATTTCATTTCTTTACAGCTTCTTGGTTTGGATTTAAAATCTTCCCCGAGGTGTCTGCAACCCCAGCAGGGCAGCAGAGTGGATCTCAACGGGAAACTGACCAGAGAAACAAGCTAAAACTTACCAGTGCTTTCATTGTCCAAGCAGGATTTAGTGCACGGAACAAACATACAGGATTGGTGGCGAAGCATGCGGTTGATTGTTAATATTATTTCAGTTGATATACAAGAACCCTCATCCTTGGAAATGGCCAAACCATTGTAACTGCAAATGTGCAAAAGTCAGCCAGAGGCAGACACCTCacgtggaaaatttcagcccaaatgaaaTGGTCTAAGTTCTAAGCAATTGAAAACGTGGTCTTATAACGGTAAGAGCCAGGCAATCTTAACCATGGGCATTGCTACTTGTGCTACCTAGAACACACCAACGGGGAaggagtattttttaaaatgatctttaacCTTCTATTGTTCCTCCAGGCTGCACCTTCAAGTAAGAATGTTGTTGAATGAATTCCATACATGGCTTCAGAACAGCTCTCGGATTCCTTTCTGAATTGGGGATTTAATTCTTTCCCATTGTGTTAGCAGCATCTTTCAATTGCAGGAGTCACCACAGGTCTTAGGAAAGTGCCAGGAGCAGGGTTATCAATTGCCTAGTAGCCTCAGGTTGAATGAAACTTGAATTTTGCTATGGCTAACGAAACACTCAGGCtcaaattctcagctgatgtaattgTCGATTTCGAGAAAGTGTGTCTCCCCCCCCATAGGTTAGGGCTGTCTTTCAACTTACATAAATGCCCAGCCTAGGTCCAGAGGCCGGGAAGCCACATATTGAAAAGTGGCTTCTGACTTTGTGTGGCTCAATTTTCAGATGCTCAACTTGAGATGCCTTTTTTCCAGGCGTTACTTATGCGtttagcaaaaacaacaaggagtccttgtggcaccttagagatgaaaaaaatttatttgggcctaagcttccgtgggctaaaacccacttcatcagatgcatgcagtggaaaatacagtagggaggtataaatacacagcacatgtacATGTGTAtattcatgtgctgtgtatttatacctccctactgtattttccactccatgcatctaataaagtgggttttagcccacggaagcttaggcccaaataattttttttcatctctaaggtgccacaaggaccccttgttgtttttgctgatacagactaacacagctacccctctgcaACCTTATGGATTTAGGTATCTAATAGTAGCACCCGAATTTGGGCCATAACATATTGGCCCAAAACACTGACTAGGAAATAGGGCTTGAGATTTTCTTATCTAGCGTTGACCAGTCTTTCTATTTCCCCAAACATTCACAGACAAACTTAAGTTTGGGTGGGTGCAGCAACAGCGGTGGGAAATTGGCTGCATCTTTTAACCTCATTTCCAGACCATTTAATGTTTAAACCTGTAAATGGTTTGTAACAATATTGTAACATTGTTTCTGCGCGTAAGCTGGATTCCATTGAAACATTGTCagccttgacttttttttttttaatatatcaaAGTTCTTGGATTGGGAAtttccctgtttgtttttttaatgagcacCAAAAGTTTAAATTGGGCTGGCATATGAGTTCCCCAGAAGGAGAGCCCTGTTCTCACAGATCCTGTCCAACGCAAGGTCCCCCCTCCTGTAGGCTTCTCGAGTCTGGCTGGGTTTCGGTTTAAGTTCTCCAAGCTTTGTGGTCAACATCTGGTGCAGAACTTAAGTGTGAGCTCCTCTGGGTTTCTATGGGCCCCTGAAACACAGGGGAGGCATAGCAGGATCAGAATGGCTGGTGCTGGCTTAGGCACGAGGGCAGAGAGGCGACAGCCGATGGGGCGCAAGTCAGCAATGGCTGATTCGGAGACACAGGAGCAAAGGTAGCAGAGTTGGGTTCAGGCATTGGTTGACCCTTCTGACCTTTATGCATGGGGCATGGGTGGTGATGCGGGGCTGGCGGGACAGAGACAGTCAATAAAGTGCAACACAAAGGCAAAAGGAAACCTTTCCTTCAACCCACCCAGACAAGGCAGCTGCAACTTCAATACTAATCAAAGACGCTCAGACCCGGATATCAATCCGCGAGCGGTGCCCTGGTCAGCGAGCACCTGCAGTCACAGTTGCCACCGCCAGCTACGGCTACTTGCTGTTCTTGGTTTGTTTCTCTTGAGCCATCCGCCTCTGCTTCTGGGCTACCCCGTACGGGACGTGGGCCGCGATGGTGCCACTCTCCTTCGCCCCCTCCACCTGGAACATCTGGTCGTCGAAGAAGATGTGCGGACGGATCTTCTCCAGCAGCGGACCCTTGGGGGCTCCGGCCAGGAACAGGGCTTCGTCCGTTTCTAGTCCCCAGCTGCGGAGAGTCTTTAGGGCACGAGCCCCAGAGCTGGCAGCGCTCCGGGCAGTGACCAGGTAGGTGCGAATCGGACACTCCAGTCTCAGCCCCTTGGAGTAGAACTTCTTCTGCAGCTTCCCCAGGGATTCCAGAAAGCCCTTCAGTGGCCCCTACCCAAGCAAAGGGACACTGTCATTCACAGCTACCTtcatcccttccccactccccatgCTTTGGGAAAGACCCTAACCCTGCTGTGGGAATCCTCTAGCCAAGCGTATAGGaaccaaggcccagatcctcagagctatttaggcacctaactcccattgagctCCCCTGTCTTTCGAAGCCAGACGAAACCCAGACGAAACTCAGAAACCCAGCATCAGCCTCATCCCGCTCTGGCCCCTCGGCTTGTGCTCAGGGCTAATGGAGTGGGAATTGCTGGAGCCGTCAGCCCATTCCCAGCGCTGCCTGTCCCAGACCTGGTTCCTGGGGCTGGCGGGTCGGGGGGCGATCGGCTGTACCTGGGCCAGCGGCTTGTTCTCATAAGCCTTTTCGTGTTCAAAAAACATGTCGAGGCCGTGCGCCTTCACAATCTGCTCCGACTCGTCCGAGAAGAGGACGGCGTCCCCGTCGAACGCCACCCGCAGCTGGCTGTCCGACACTTTCACGTCTTTGCTGGGGCTGAACATGGTGGCTGCGGCGATGCCTTGGGGGAGGGAACGAGAGAGAAAAACGTGGCAGGCGGCAAGGCTCCTCCCGACTGCGCTTCCCAGGTCCTCCTACTGCGGAGCCGAgcaacagaactggacacacacacacacagagcagcttACGCCCAAATACATCTgcgagtctctaaggtgccacaaggactcctcgatGTTTTTACAGAGCGGAGACGCTCCAACACCAGTCCTTACGTTGGACACTTGCATCTGGACCGTCACAGCAGCATTTAGGAAAGCCAGAGGCACTTAGATACCTAGGTGAAGACGTGAGGGTCTAGTGTTCTGTTTAGGTGCCAGCCTCCCTCCATGTATTTAGTGGGGATTTGGGGGCGGCCAGGGGGAGCAAAGATTGCAGAACGTACATGGGTTTCCA encodes the following:
- the NT5C1A gene encoding cytosolic 5'-nucleotidase 1A, whose translation is MEPAAAGEGSSAGGQEAGTPQRWEEAKTFYDSLTPRKKPKPPKPENAITIAVSSRALFRMEEEQKIYTEHGVEAYVKYQLDHENEPFLPGAAFPFVKALEAVNTQLRELYPDGEELFDIVLMTNNHAQVGVRLINSINHHDLFIERFCMTGGNSPTCYLKAYHTNLYLSSDAEKVSEAIEQGIAAATMFSPSKDVKVSDSQLRVAFDGDAVLFSDESEQIVKAHGLDMFFEHEKAYENKPLAQGPLKGFLESLGKLQKKFYSKGLRLECPIRTYLVTARSAASSGARALKTLRSWGLETDEALFLAGAPKGPLLEKIRPHIFFDDQMFQVEGAKESGTIAAHVPYGVAQKQRRMAQEKQTKNSK